One window of Mesorhizobium sp. PAMC28654 genomic DNA carries:
- a CDS encoding dihydroorotase codes for MRVSNAVPETFDTLITGAIVVGADTQSAGQVGIVDGHVAALLDPRETAVARTVIAADGCILLPGLVDAHAHLREPGLTHKEDFSSGTHAAALGGVTTVLDMPTDDPWTATDAQLSDKMALARRRIHVDVGFQAVVSHDLERIAPLHGLAPVSFELFTADVPQQFLFASMDEAVNALKRFSGLDTLVGISPGDQSLLMGSAQRHRTGGITAFLESRPVLAEAIGISRALLASAATGTRIHVRQINSALGVETWRRLRGMADASVETTPQNLFFTAQDYASHGAGLKGSPPLRDKADVAALRDALAAGQIDIIATDHAPHEAVEKAARYATFAEIPGGMPGLQTLLQAMLKLVDEGLIGFRDIARMCAQNPAERFGLGRRKGRIAPGHDADILVVDPRQASDINNADQVSKAGYTPFDGWRVPGRLTRVLLRGEEIMRDGRLVANGKGLVVTRER; via the coding sequence ATGAGAGTTTCGAACGCCGTGCCTGAAACATTCGATACGCTGATCACCGGCGCGATCGTGGTCGGCGCCGATACGCAAAGCGCTGGCCAGGTCGGCATCGTCGACGGGCACGTGGCCGCCTTGCTAGATCCCCGCGAAACGGCAGTGGCACGGACCGTCATCGCAGCCGACGGCTGCATCCTGCTACCCGGGCTCGTCGATGCGCACGCTCACCTGCGCGAACCGGGCCTCACGCACAAGGAGGATTTTTCGTCCGGCACTCACGCCGCGGCGCTCGGCGGCGTGACAACGGTTCTCGACATGCCGACCGACGATCCGTGGACGGCGACCGACGCCCAGCTTTCCGACAAGATGGCGCTGGCTCGCCGCCGCATCCATGTCGACGTCGGTTTCCAGGCGGTCGTCAGCCATGACCTCGAGCGGATCGCCCCACTGCATGGGCTGGCGCCGGTGTCGTTCGAACTTTTCACCGCCGACGTGCCACAGCAGTTCCTGTTTGCCTCGATGGACGAAGCGGTCAACGCTCTGAAGCGTTTCAGCGGGCTGGATACACTGGTCGGCATCTCGCCCGGCGATCAGTCGCTGCTGATGGGCAGCGCTCAACGCCACCGGACCGGCGGCATCACTGCCTTCCTCGAGAGCCGCCCGGTTCTGGCGGAAGCCATCGGCATCTCCCGGGCGTTGCTGGCGAGCGCCGCGACCGGGACCCGCATCCATGTGCGGCAGATCAATTCGGCGCTTGGCGTCGAAACCTGGCGCCGGCTGCGCGGCATGGCCGATGCCAGCGTCGAAACCACGCCGCAGAATCTGTTCTTCACGGCGCAGGATTATGCAAGTCATGGCGCTGGACTGAAGGGGTCGCCCCCGCTGCGCGACAAGGCCGATGTCGCAGCCTTGCGAGACGCACTCGCCGCCGGCCAGATCGACATTATCGCGACGGACCATGCGCCGCACGAGGCGGTGGAGAAGGCAGCGCGCTACGCGACCTTCGCCGAAATTCCAGGAGGAATGCCGGGGCTGCAAACGCTTCTGCAAGCGATGCTCAAGCTGGTCGATGAGGGTCTGATCGGATTTCGCGACATCGCCCGCATGTGCGCCCAGAACCCGGCCGAAAGGTTCGGGCTGGGCCGCCGCAAAGGGCGGATAGCCCCCGGCCACGACGCCGACATCCTGGTCGTGGATCCACGCCAGGCCAGTGACATCAACAACGCCGACCAGGTCTCGAAAGCCGGCTACACGCCATTCGATGGATGGAGAGTGCCGGGCAGGCTCACTCGTGTCCTGCTTCGAGGCGAGGAGATCATGCGCGACGGCAGGCTGGTGGCCAATGGAAAAGGTCTGGTCGTGACACGGGAGCGCTGA
- a CDS encoding SMP-30/gluconolactonase/LRE family protein, which produces MTSPRILTALLGFAFAASAHAADVKVVNADAWFAEGPIWYQNKLFYVEYGRGTVTTWDGNKNEVFWKQDGCGPSAVLPTAKGEFVVTCYDSNTIGRISADGKTLPPYDKDSEGHAFSGPNDFAPDKDGGIYFTGSGKGGPLIDASAYYIGKDGGVTKEAGDLHNANGLVMSNDGKILYLVETEDNRIIEFDVQPDHSLANRRVFLRLDDLFPNQPHIWPDGIKMDAKGEMYIGQSPRSLDAPGKIIVVDKDAKLLRTLSVPSPSMPNFAFGPEEKVLYVMALDQIDAAPWHGKVYEVPNTQ; this is translated from the coding sequence ATGACAAGTCCACGTATTCTAACCGCGTTACTTGGTTTCGCCTTTGCTGCATCCGCGCACGCTGCCGACGTCAAGGTCGTTAATGCCGACGCCTGGTTCGCCGAGGGGCCGATCTGGTACCAGAACAAGCTGTTCTACGTCGAATATGGCCGCGGCACCGTCACGACCTGGGATGGCAACAAGAATGAGGTGTTCTGGAAACAGGATGGCTGCGGCCCGTCGGCCGTGCTGCCGACGGCCAAAGGCGAATTCGTTGTCACCTGCTACGACAGCAACACGATCGGCCGCATTTCGGCCGACGGCAAGACCTTGCCGCCTTACGACAAGGACTCGGAAGGACATGCCTTCAGCGGCCCGAATGATTTCGCGCCGGACAAGGACGGCGGGATCTATTTCACCGGCTCGGGCAAGGGCGGTCCGCTTATCGACGCATCCGCGTACTACATCGGCAAGGACGGCGGCGTGACCAAGGAAGCGGGCGACCTGCACAACGCCAATGGCCTTGTCATGTCGAACGACGGCAAGATCCTCTATCTGGTCGAGACCGAGGACAACCGCATCATCGAGTTCGATGTCCAGCCGGACCACAGCCTTGCGAACCGCCGGGTGTTCCTGCGCCTCGACGACCTGTTCCCGAACCAGCCGCATATCTGGCCAGACGGCATCAAGATGGACGCGAAGGGCGAAATGTACATAGGGCAGAGCCCGCGCTCGCTCGATGCGCCGGGCAAGATCATCGTGGTCGACAAGGACGCCAAGCTGCTGCGTACGCTCTCTGTGCCGTCGCCATCGATGCCGAATTTCGCCTTTGGCCCCGAGGAAAAGGTGCTTTACGTGATGGCGCTGGACCAGATCGACGCGGCTCCCTGGCACGGCAAGGTCTATGAGGTTCCGAACACTCAGTGA
- a CDS encoding trimethylamine methyltransferase family protein produces MTAHERRGGGRRSKASRSGGGIPQLPWQHVTNPYAPMQLLNEEQMDKLHRTSMRILSELGIRVMGEKVLALFEAAGAIVDRNENIVRIDESLVMAAVRTAPSSFTLTSRNPDKQITLGGNSLVFGLVAGPPNVHDRINGRRQGNLADYENFIRLAHHFNAIHIIGNQVVAPMELPANSRHLDTYRANLTLSDLSFHCSAIGRGRAVDSIAMMAIARGITVEAMRASPGVTTIISVNSPRLFDEAMAEGLIAMAEHGQPITITPFTLMGAMTPVTLAAALAQQNAEALFGVTLTQLVNPGTPVMYGAFTSNVDMRSGAPAFGTPENAKANIVAGQLARRYRLPYRTSNANASNAVDLQAAYETGMATWGAVLGGANLIYHAAGWLEGGLTASYEKLILDVEILQNMIEFLRPMPFDEDDLGFEAIKAVPTGGHFFGSEHTMARYETAFYRPMLSNWQNYGSWQEAGGHDALERATLLWQQALHDYEEPVMDPAIREELEAYVTHRKEEIGAGEP; encoded by the coding sequence ATGACGGCACATGAAAGACGCGGCGGTGGCCGGCGGTCGAAGGCGAGCCGTAGCGGCGGCGGTATCCCGCAACTGCCATGGCAGCACGTGACCAATCCCTATGCACCGATGCAACTGCTGAACGAAGAGCAGATGGACAAGCTGCACCGCACCTCGATGCGCATCCTTTCCGAACTCGGCATCCGCGTGATGGGTGAGAAAGTCCTGGCACTGTTCGAAGCGGCCGGCGCCATCGTCGACCGCAATGAGAACATCGTGCGCATCGATGAGTCCCTGGTGATGGCGGCGGTGAGAACCGCGCCGTCGTCGTTCACCCTCACGTCACGCAATCCGGACAAGCAAATCACGCTGGGCGGCAATTCACTGGTCTTCGGACTGGTCGCTGGCCCACCCAATGTGCACGACCGCATCAACGGACGCCGGCAGGGTAATCTTGCGGACTACGAGAACTTCATCCGCCTGGCCCACCACTTCAACGCCATCCACATCATCGGCAACCAGGTCGTCGCGCCGATGGAACTGCCGGCCAATTCTCGCCATCTGGACACCTACCGCGCCAACCTGACGCTGTCCGACCTGAGTTTCCATTGCTCGGCGATCGGACGCGGCCGCGCCGTTGACAGCATCGCCATGATGGCCATCGCCCGGGGCATCACCGTCGAAGCGATGCGGGCGTCGCCTGGCGTCACCACCATCATTTCGGTCAACTCGCCGCGGCTGTTCGATGAAGCCATGGCGGAGGGGCTGATCGCCATGGCCGAGCATGGCCAACCGATCACCATCACGCCGTTCACGCTGATGGGCGCGATGACGCCGGTCACGCTGGCGGCGGCACTGGCGCAACAGAACGCCGAAGCCTTGTTTGGGGTGACGTTGACGCAGCTCGTCAATCCCGGCACGCCGGTGATGTATGGCGCGTTCACATCGAACGTCGACATGCGCTCTGGAGCGCCGGCCTTTGGCACGCCGGAGAATGCCAAGGCCAACATTGTCGCCGGGCAACTGGCCCGCCGCTATCGGCTGCCTTACCGCACATCGAATGCCAACGCGTCCAATGCCGTTGATCTCCAGGCGGCTTATGAAACGGGAATGGCGACGTGGGGCGCCGTGCTTGGCGGCGCCAACCTGATCTATCACGCGGCTGGCTGGCTGGAGGGCGGCCTCACGGCCTCTTATGAGAAGCTCATCCTCGACGTCGAGATCCTGCAGAACATGATCGAGTTCCTGCGGCCCATGCCCTTCGACGAAGATGACCTCGGCTTCGAGGCGATAAAGGCAGTGCCGACCGGCGGGCATTTCTTCGGCTCCGAGCACACCATGGCGCGCTACGAAACGGCGTTCTATCGCCCGATGCTCTCCAACTGGCAGAACTATGGGAGCTGGCAGGAAGCCGGCGGCCACGATGCGCTCGAGCGCGCGACGCTGCTCTGGCAGCAGGCTTTGCATGACTATGAAGAGCCGGTGATGGACCCAGCCATCCGCGAAGAACTGGAAGCCTATGTCACGCACCGAAAGGAGGAAATCGGCGCTGGCGAACCGTAG
- a CDS encoding NAD(P)-dependent oxidoreductase, giving the protein MSMRSTASVTCRRSARADFIVCCVPLLETTRGLVDRQAFAAMKPTAVLIDVSRGGVVEEAALVEALEAGRLRGAALDVFATEPLPADHPLWGYDNVIITPHCSSVYDGWDVKSVRMFADNLARYRRGEPLENVVDPTRGY; this is encoded by the coding sequence ATGTCGATGAGGTCCACGGCATCAGTGACTTGCCGGCGCTCTGCGCGCGCCGATTTCATCGTTTGCTGCGTGCCGCTCCTGGAGACGACGCGCGGGCTGGTTGATCGACAGGCGTTTGCCGCGATGAAGCCGACCGCTGTTCTGATCGACGTCTCTCGCGGCGGCGTGGTCGAGGAGGCAGCCCTTGTCGAGGCTCTCGAAGCCGGCCGGCTCAGGGGTGCGGCGCTCGATGTCTTCGCCACCGAGCCGCTGCCGGCCGACCATCCCTTGTGGGGCTACGACAACGTGATCATCACTCCGCACTGTTCGTCCGTCTACGACGGTTGGGATGTCAAGTCGGTGCGGATGTTCGCGGATAACCTGGCCCGCTATCGGCGCGGCGAACCGCTGGAAAACGTCGTCGATCCGACGCGTGGCTACTGA
- a CDS encoding NAD(P)-dependent oxidoreductase: protein MRSSPRGAGLRTMAGHPSIIVHSDRPESALAVLAERHPDLRVTACDSYGGLADMIASTGAEVVYSVRFSGTPLFPRRALLESPTVRWVSVGGSGTDHLLPWDPAKVTVTNAAGVAADMMAEYALGAMLSFSLGFPGFARDQQARRWSAGSVVPIEGRTLLILGLGRTGQAVARRAKAMGMVTLGARARPRSTANVDEVHGISDLPALCARRFHRLLRAAPGDDARAG from the coding sequence GTGAGGTCATCCCCGCGCGGCGCAGGGCTTAGAACCATGGCCGGCCACCCGTCGATCATCGTTCACAGCGACAGGCCGGAATCCGCGCTCGCGGTGCTGGCGGAGAGGCATCCTGATCTCCGGGTCACGGCTTGCGACAGCTATGGCGGATTGGCCGACATGATAGCCAGCACCGGCGCGGAGGTCGTCTATTCCGTGCGCTTTTCCGGAACGCCGCTGTTTCCGCGCAGGGCGCTCCTGGAAAGTCCGACCGTGCGATGGGTATCCGTCGGCGGCTCGGGTACCGATCACCTGCTTCCGTGGGATCCGGCCAAGGTCACGGTGACCAACGCGGCTGGGGTCGCTGCCGACATGATGGCCGAATACGCGCTGGGAGCGATGCTGTCCTTCTCGCTGGGCTTTCCGGGCTTTGCCCGCGACCAGCAGGCGCGGCGGTGGAGCGCGGGTAGCGTCGTACCCATCGAAGGGCGCACATTGCTGATCCTCGGCCTTGGCAGGACCGGACAGGCCGTGGCCCGCCGCGCCAAGGCGATGGGCATGGTGACGCTCGGCGCCCGGGCCCGGCCGAGGTCCACCGCGAATGTCGATGAGGTCCACGGCATCAGTGACTTGCCGGCGCTCTGCGCGCGCCGATTTCATCGTTTGCTGCGTGCCGCTCCTGGAGACGACGCGCGGGCTGGTTGA
- a CDS encoding dihydrodipicolinate synthase family protein: MNTIQGVIAPILTPFEAEGRIARDLWIGHARWVLDQGAHFLSPFGTTGEALSLSLDERMEALEWLVDAGIPPHRMMPGTGVTALPETVELSSHAVGLGCAGVMVLPSFFYTAAGDVGQARYYGELIEKVASPSLRLILYHIPQNSGVAVTPALAARLNSAFPDTVVAYKDSAGNWDNTAAVIAAAPNVSVFPSSEAQLTQGLASGAAGCISASVNLNAAAIRAVYDGARAGRDVSAADASIKAFRQAVQAAGLIGGMKAALAARSGDHRWLNLRAPHENTTLAAGKALLAALGEASEVIPARRRA; this comes from the coding sequence ATGAACACCATCCAGGGCGTGATCGCGCCGATCCTGACGCCTTTCGAGGCCGAGGGCAGAATCGCACGTGATCTCTGGATCGGCCATGCGCGATGGGTGCTTGACCAGGGAGCTCACTTCCTTTCGCCCTTCGGCACCACCGGCGAGGCGCTGTCGCTGTCGCTCGATGAGCGTATGGAGGCGCTCGAATGGTTGGTGGACGCAGGCATTCCGCCGCACAGGATGATGCCCGGCACCGGGGTCACGGCGCTACCGGAAACCGTGGAACTCAGCAGCCATGCCGTTGGTCTTGGCTGCGCCGGCGTGATGGTGCTGCCGTCGTTCTTCTACACCGCCGCGGGCGACGTGGGGCAGGCGCGTTACTATGGCGAACTGATCGAAAAGGTCGCGAGCCCGTCACTGCGGCTGATCCTCTATCACATTCCGCAGAATTCGGGCGTAGCGGTGACGCCGGCGCTGGCTGCCCGGCTGAACAGCGCGTTTCCCGATACGGTCGTGGCTTACAAGGACAGTGCCGGCAACTGGGACAACACGGCAGCGGTGATCGCCGCGGCACCGAACGTCTCGGTGTTCCCGAGCTCCGAGGCACAGTTGACGCAAGGCCTGGCCAGTGGCGCGGCGGGGTGTATCTCCGCATCGGTCAATCTCAACGCGGCGGCGATAAGGGCTGTTTATGACGGCGCGCGCGCCGGCCGGGATGTGAGTGCCGCCGACGCCTCGATCAAGGCGTTCCGGCAGGCAGTGCAGGCCGCCGGGCTGATCGGCGGCATGAAGGCCGCGCTCGCGGCGCGGTCCGGCGATCACCGCTGGCTCAACCTGCGTGCCCCGCATGAAAACACCACGCTCGCGGCCGGCAAGGCGCTCCTTGCCGCCCTTGGCGAAGCGAGTGAGGTCATCCCCGCGCGGCGCAGGGCTTAG